The Stappia sp. genome window below encodes:
- a CDS encoding tyrosine-type recombinase/integrase, whose amino-acid sequence MPRSSATDRRFLEKHGGQWRVTVAVPRDLHDRMPTRLKRSLNTDSLAAANRLKWSVIAELKAEIERARGGTLKAKHIQDALEMAEMLRKAKTAEEREAIRDGVMLSSDGMLGPLYYRGEDPDTGEPIYEHNPEREREAGEFVKIALGMSTLVDLHHAAYLESLTVKPRTRADDVRAMKYLKAWCKREGVEPSLQAINRKVAVRFMDALPDLAKGLSPVTLNKYLRRLSRYWQWLERREEVDTNVWHGLTLPEPETPHDAEERPFSDEEMRRLLTGETTQHMHDLMRIAALTGARIDVIVSLKVRDCEGGVFVFKPQKKEKKERITPIHSSIVPIIERRTKGKSPDDDLFPEWPPVKKAGSMRERSFKASNQFTEYRRSVGVDEVIPGKRRSLVNFHSFRRWFITTAERADQPEHIIAAVVGHKRSGMTLGRYSAGPLVEQARRCVEAVKLPALEMEDPQGDDSLSGKDEAA is encoded by the coding sequence ATGCCACGATCTTCAGCCACGGATCGCCGTTTTCTTGAGAAGCACGGGGGCCAATGGCGGGTCACCGTAGCGGTCCCGAGAGACCTGCATGACCGGATGCCAACCCGTCTGAAACGCTCGCTCAACACCGATAGCCTTGCAGCCGCCAACCGCCTCAAGTGGTCTGTAATCGCGGAACTGAAGGCGGAGATCGAACGGGCACGCGGCGGGACGCTTAAGGCAAAGCACATTCAGGACGCCCTTGAGATGGCGGAAATGTTGCGCAAGGCGAAGACGGCGGAGGAACGCGAGGCAATTCGCGACGGGGTCATGCTCTCAAGCGACGGGATGCTGGGTCCGCTCTACTACAGGGGAGAAGACCCGGACACCGGCGAGCCGATCTACGAACACAACCCGGAGCGTGAGAGGGAAGCGGGGGAGTTCGTCAAGATCGCGCTGGGCATGTCCACGCTCGTTGATCTGCACCACGCGGCCTATCTGGAAAGCCTCACGGTGAAGCCCCGGACACGGGCGGATGACGTCCGGGCCATGAAGTATCTCAAGGCGTGGTGCAAGCGGGAGGGCGTTGAACCGTCCCTTCAAGCCATCAACCGCAAGGTCGCCGTCCGGTTCATGGATGCCTTGCCTGATTTGGCCAAGGGGCTGTCGCCGGTGACGCTCAACAAGTACCTGCGGCGGTTGTCGCGGTACTGGCAATGGCTGGAGCGGCGGGAGGAGGTCGACACCAACGTCTGGCACGGTCTGACGCTCCCCGAGCCCGAGACGCCCCACGACGCGGAGGAGCGGCCTTTCAGCGATGAGGAGATGCGGCGGCTTCTCACAGGCGAGACCACCCAGCACATGCATGACCTGATGCGTATTGCCGCGCTCACCGGTGCCCGTATCGACGTGATCGTGTCGCTGAAGGTTCGTGACTGCGAGGGTGGCGTCTTCGTCTTCAAGCCACAGAAGAAGGAGAAGAAGGAGCGGATCACACCCATTCACTCCAGCATTGTGCCGATCATCGAGCGGCGTACCAAGGGCAAGAGCCCTGACGACGATCTGTTCCCCGAGTGGCCGCCCGTGAAGAAGGCGGGCTCGATGCGGGAGCGGTCCTTCAAGGCGTCGAACCAGTTCACCGAATACCGCCGATCCGTCGGCGTCGATGAAGTGATACCGGGCAAGCGTCGGTCGCTGGTCAACTTCCATTCGTTCCGTCGCTGGTTCATCACCACGGCGGAGCGGGCCGACCAGCCCGAACACATCATCGCCGCCGTTGTCGGCCACAAACGAAGCGGCATGACGCTCGGGCGCTACTCCGCCGGACCGCTTGTCGAACAGGCGCGGCGCTGCGTGGAAGCGGTGAAGTTGCCAGCGTTGGAGATGGAAGACCCACAGGGCGACGATAGCCTGTCAGGCAAGGACGAAGCAGCATGA
- the rnhA gene encoding ribonuclease HI gives MHDNTNEPCRVLIHTDGACSGNPGPGGYGAILTNATKTLEISGGHPDTTSNRMELMAAIKALEALKRPTSVRLVSDSRYVVSGVTRWLPGWKARNWKNVKNVDLWQRLETAMVGHEITWQWVRGHSGHDLNERADRLAKAGLKRQTEERQTRRH, from the coding sequence ATGCACGACAACACGAACGAACCATGTCGCGTCCTGATCCACACGGACGGGGCCTGCTCGGGCAATCCCGGCCCCGGCGGCTATGGCGCGATCCTCACCAACGCCACCAAGACCCTCGAGATCTCGGGTGGCCACCCCGACACCACCAGCAACCGCATGGAACTGATGGCCGCGATCAAGGCGCTGGAGGCGCTCAAGAGGCCGACCTCCGTCCGGCTTGTGTCCGACAGCAGATATGTCGTTAGCGGCGTAACGCGGTGGCTTCCGGGCTGGAAGGCTCGCAACTGGAAGAACGTGAAGAACGTCGACCTCTGGCAACGCCTCGAGACCGCGATGGTCGGCCACGAGATCACATGGCAATGGGTGCGCGGCCACAGCGGGCACGATCTGAACGAACGGGCGGACCGGCTGGCCAAGGCCGGCCTGAAGCGCCAGACGGAGGAGCGGCAGACCCGGCGCCATTGA
- a CDS encoding recombinase family protein has protein sequence MALVGYARVSSVGQSLEVQEAKLVSAGCEEIFKEKRSGLDAERPKLAECLRYLRKGDTLVISRIDRLARSAEHLLSLVGDLEAKGVTLKVLDQSIDTSNAAGRAFLGMLAVFAQFETDIRRERQMDGIARAKEKGVKFGRKPALNPDQQAEANRLRAEGWSLQQIARHLKVSKGLVHKVTSAAGAGDRAPAS, from the coding sequence ATGGCGCTTGTCGGATATGCCCGCGTCTCCTCGGTCGGACAGTCGCTCGAGGTGCAGGAGGCCAAGCTCGTGTCGGCCGGCTGCGAGGAGATCTTCAAGGAGAAGCGCTCCGGCCTCGATGCCGAGCGGCCAAAGCTTGCCGAGTGCCTGCGCTATCTCCGCAAGGGAGACACGTTGGTGATCTCCCGGATCGACCGTCTGGCCCGCTCAGCCGAGCACCTCCTGTCCCTCGTCGGGGACCTTGAGGCGAAGGGCGTCACGCTCAAGGTGCTCGACCAGAGCATCGACACGAGCAATGCGGCGGGACGGGCCTTCCTCGGGATGCTCGCGGTGTTCGCCCAGTTCGAGACCGACATCCGGCGGGAACGCCAGATGGACGGCATCGCCAGGGCCAAGGAGAAGGGCGTGAAGTTCGGACGCAAGCCCGCCCTGAACCCCGATCAGCAGGCAGAGGCCAACCGGCTTCGGGCCGAGGGCTGGTCCCTCCAGCAGATCGCACGGCACCTCAAGGTCTCCAAAGGGCTCGTCCACAAGGTCACCAGCGCGGCCGGCGCCGGTGATCGGGCGCCCGCGTCCTGA
- the queG gene encoding tRNA epoxyqueuosine(34) reductase QueG, protein MRDKAAALGFDDCRIADAHAIPHAGERLRRFLDDGHHATMAWMADTAARRASPTALWPQARRVVTLAMSYTSETDPLATLADAEAATISVYARNRDYHDVMKGRLKELAQHLLARARGMGVDGAVKVFVDTAPVMEKPLAEAAGLGWQGKHTNLVSRRLGSWFFLAEIFTDLPLPVDAPETDHCGSCRACLDACPTNAFPAPYRLDAGRCISYLTIEHKGPIPREFRAAMGNRIYGCDDCLAACPWNKFAVTAREAKLRARADLEAPRLADFLGFDDAAFRAHFAGSPIKRIGRDRFLRNVLIAAGNSGAADLATPVEALLADASALVRGTAVWALARLLTPAAFRHLADRHAPGEADDAVRAEWDAAQAPGAAQRQ, encoded by the coding sequence TTGCGCGACAAGGCGGCGGCGCTCGGCTTCGACGATTGCCGGATCGCCGACGCGCACGCCATCCCGCACGCCGGCGAACGGCTGCGGCGATTCCTCGACGACGGCCATCACGCGACCATGGCCTGGATGGCGGACACGGCGGCGCGACGCGCGTCCCCCACGGCGCTGTGGCCGCAGGCGCGCCGCGTCGTGACGCTCGCCATGTCCTACACCAGCGAGACCGATCCGCTGGCGACACTCGCCGACGCGGAAGCGGCGACGATTTCCGTTTATGCCCGCAACCGCGACTATCACGATGTCATGAAGGGCCGGCTGAAGGAGCTCGCCCAGCATCTGCTGGCGCGGGCACGCGGCATGGGCGTCGACGGCGCGGTGAAGGTCTTCGTCGACACGGCGCCTGTGATGGAAAAGCCGCTCGCCGAAGCCGCCGGGCTCGGCTGGCAGGGCAAGCACACCAATCTCGTGTCGCGCCGCCTCGGCTCCTGGTTCTTTCTGGCCGAGATCTTCACCGATCTGCCCCTGCCGGTCGACGCGCCCGAGACGGACCATTGCGGCTCCTGCCGCGCCTGCCTCGATGCCTGTCCGACGAACGCCTTTCCCGCCCCCTACCGGCTCGATGCCGGGCGCTGCATTTCCTATCTCACCATCGAGCACAAGGGGCCGATCCCGCGGGAGTTCCGCGCGGCGATGGGCAATCGCATCTACGGCTGCGACGATTGCCTCGCCGCCTGTCCCTGGAACAAGTTCGCCGTGACCGCGCGCGAGGCGAAACTCCGGGCCCGCGCCGATCTGGAAGCGCCCCGGCTGGCCGACTTCCTCGGTTTCGACGACGCGGCCTTTCGCGCGCATTTCGCCGGCTCGCCGATCAAGCGGATCGGACGCGACCGCTTCCTGCGCAATGTCCTGATCGCGGCCGGAAATTCGGGCGCGGCGGATCTGGCAACCCCTGTCGAGGCGCTGCTCGCCGACGCCAGCGCGCTGGTGCGCGGGACCGCCGTCTGGGCACTTGCACGGCTCCTGACGCCGGCCGCGTTCCGGCATCTGGCCGACCGTCATGCCCCGGGCGAGGCTGACGACGCGGTGCGCGCGGAGTGGGACGCCGCGCAGGCCCCGGGAGCCGCTCAGCGCCAGTAG
- a CDS encoding acyl-CoA dehydrogenase family protein: protein MDFSIDPRHAELRDRVRAFVRETIQPLEDDPASYNAFENLRMELRDQIRAQVREAGLWAPQMPEARGGLGLSMVGQSVVYTEANRSIFGPACFNCAAPDDGNMRVLETVGTEAQKAEWLQPIVDGEVNSSFAMTEPHPGGGSDPGMIRTRAERRGDTWRITGRKWYISGAAVAKHFILVARTDPNPDEKRRHLTGFLFHADQPGWRIVRRIGNMGPDEHGGVCELEFDGLEIADRNRLMEVGDGLRLTQIRLGPARLTHCMRWLGLAQRCMEIAQAYVEEREGFGMRLADRESVQLALGDLAHNIQIGRLLVFNAAWQLDRGDKARAEVSSAKIHVADTLHQAADTAIQLNGARGYSTDTILEWIYRYARAARLVDGASEVHKMVLARLYQKSGSDYWR, encoded by the coding sequence ATGGACTTTTCGATCGATCCCCGGCACGCGGAGTTGCGCGACCGGGTGCGCGCCTTCGTGCGTGAGACCATCCAGCCGCTGGAAGACGATCCGGCGAGCTACAACGCCTTCGAGAACCTCAGGATGGAGCTGCGCGACCAGATCCGCGCGCAGGTGCGCGAAGCCGGTCTGTGGGCGCCGCAGATGCCGGAGGCGCGCGGCGGCCTCGGCCTGTCGATGGTGGGGCAGAGCGTGGTCTACACCGAGGCCAACCGCTCGATCTTCGGACCGGCCTGCTTCAATTGCGCCGCGCCGGACGACGGCAACATGCGCGTGCTGGAGACCGTGGGCACCGAGGCGCAAAAGGCGGAATGGCTGCAGCCGATCGTCGACGGCGAGGTCAATTCCTCCTTCGCCATGACCGAACCGCACCCCGGCGGCGGCTCCGACCCGGGCATGATCCGGACCCGCGCCGAGCGCCGGGGGGACACATGGCGGATCACCGGGCGCAAGTGGTACATCTCGGGCGCGGCGGTCGCCAAGCACTTCATCCTGGTCGCCCGCACCGACCCGAACCCGGACGAAAAGCGCCGGCATCTCACCGGCTTCCTGTTTCACGCCGACCAGCCCGGCTGGCGCATCGTCCGGCGCATCGGCAACATGGGGCCGGACGAGCACGGCGGGGTCTGCGAACTGGAATTCGATGGCCTGGAGATCGCCGACCGCAACCGGCTGATGGAGGTCGGCGACGGGTTGCGGCTCACGCAGATCCGGCTCGGGCCGGCCCGCCTCACCCACTGCATGCGCTGGCTGGGGCTTGCCCAGCGCTGCATGGAAATCGCCCAGGCCTATGTCGAGGAGCGCGAAGGCTTCGGCATGCGGCTCGCCGACCGCGAATCGGTGCAGCTCGCGCTCGGCGATCTCGCCCACAACATCCAGATCGGCCGGCTCCTCGTATTCAATGCCGCCTGGCAGCTCGACCGGGGCGACAAGGCGCGCGCGGAAGTGTCCTCGGCGAAGATCCATGTCGCCGACACGCTGCATCAGGCGGCCGACACCGCGATCCAGCTCAACGGCGCGCGCGGGTATTCCACCGATACGATTCTCGAGTGGATCTACCGCTATGCCCGCGCCGCCCGTCTCGTCGACGGCGCGTCCGAGGTGCACAAGATGGTGCTTGCCCGCCTCTATCAGAAGAGCGGCAGCGACTACTGGCGCTGA
- a CDS encoding glutathione S-transferase family protein — translation MLELYRHPFSPASRFVQLVLAEYGAKVDLVTERPWERRRDFLMLNPAGTVPVLRENDGPPICGAVAIMEYLDETRGYAVGDRRLMPDHPDARAETRRLVDWAVNKLDMEVVGPFVRERIYKQEMPASIGGGSPDSAVLRAARANIGHHLRYFGYLAASRNWLAGERLTFADFAVAAELSCADYLGEVPWAEEENVKAWYARIKSRPSFRPLLAEKMLGMPPAATYADLDF, via the coding sequence ATGCTTGAGCTGTATCGACACCCCTTCTCCCCGGCCTCGCGTTTCGTGCAGCTTGTGCTGGCCGAATATGGCGCCAAGGTGGACCTCGTCACCGAACGTCCCTGGGAGCGGCGGCGCGATTTCCTGATGCTCAATCCGGCGGGCACGGTGCCGGTGCTGCGCGAGAACGACGGCCCGCCGATTTGCGGCGCGGTCGCGATCATGGAATATCTGGACGAGACGCGCGGTTATGCGGTCGGCGACCGCCGGCTGATGCCGGACCACCCGGACGCGCGCGCCGAGACCCGGCGTCTGGTCGACTGGGCGGTCAACAAGCTGGACATGGAAGTGGTCGGGCCCTTCGTGCGCGAGCGCATCTACAAGCAGGAGATGCCGGCCTCGATCGGCGGCGGCTCTCCCGATTCGGCCGTTCTGCGCGCCGCGCGCGCCAACATCGGTCACCATTTGCGCTATTTCGGCTATCTGGCCGCCTCGCGCAACTGGCTGGCCGGGGAGCGGCTGACATTCGCGGATTTCGCCGTCGCGGCGGAATTGTCCTGCGCCGACTATCTGGGTGAGGTGCCATGGGCGGAGGAGGAAAACGTGAAGGCCTGGTACGCGCGCATCAAGTCGCGGCCGAGCTTCCGTCCGCTGCTCGCCGAAAAGATGCTCGGCATGCCGCCGGCAGCGACCTACGCGGATCTGGACTTCTAG
- a CDS encoding WYL domain-containing protein, which produces MNPIERALAILLLLTGGQRSASELAGRFGVSVRTVYRDVERLNALGIPVEAERGADGGYRLARDFLQPPVALTRRETASLLVALALVRGLKATPLLEDLDSAQAKLLASLPAMARELFAQGERIVAIERPPADIFHLEPETTGPGDMQAAVDAFMTGLLASRRVRLSHENPYRGRIVDYDLEPYGILFDRDRWYLFGFEVDLAAPRFLRADRVHAIEVSGLQFRPRPGMSVQSQIGRQWLSRAMRRWEGEGAVSEIRVTGAQAALLARDWYYRHAAVTMDTDETGRCPVPGAAIVRVPNTDPTVILPLVRWLGPGADLLAPPALRDRHRREIAEMARHLTRDGNDGSTDQPTK; this is translated from the coding sequence ATGAATCCCATCGAGCGGGCGCTGGCCATCTTGCTGCTTCTGACCGGCGGCCAGCGCTCGGCGAGCGAGCTGGCCGGGCGCTTCGGCGTGTCGGTGCGCACGGTCTACCGGGACGTGGAGCGGCTGAACGCGCTGGGAATTCCGGTCGAGGCGGAGCGCGGGGCCGACGGCGGCTATCGGCTGGCGCGGGATTTCCTGCAGCCGCCCGTCGCCCTGACGCGGCGGGAAACCGCGTCGCTGCTCGTGGCGCTGGCTCTGGTGCGCGGTCTCAAGGCGACGCCGCTGCTGGAGGATCTCGACAGCGCCCAGGCCAAGCTGCTGGCCTCGCTGCCCGCCATGGCCCGCGAGCTCTTCGCGCAAGGGGAGCGCATCGTCGCCATCGAGCGACCGCCGGCCGACATCTTTCACCTGGAACCCGAGACGACCGGCCCGGGCGACATGCAGGCCGCCGTCGATGCCTTCATGACCGGATTGCTCGCAAGCCGCCGGGTCCGGCTGTCCCACGAGAACCCCTATCGCGGGCGCATCGTCGACTACGATCTCGAGCCCTACGGCATCCTGTTCGACCGGGACCGCTGGTATCTCTTCGGCTTCGAGGTGGATCTCGCCGCGCCACGCTTTCTGCGGGCCGACCGCGTTCACGCCATCGAGGTCAGCGGCCTGCAGTTTCGACCAAGGCCCGGCATGTCGGTGCAAAGCCAGATCGGCCGGCAATGGCTGTCGCGGGCCATGCGCCGCTGGGAGGGCGAGGGGGCGGTCAGCGAGATCCGGGTGACGGGCGCGCAGGCCGCGCTTCTGGCGCGCGACTGGTATTATCGCCACGCGGCGGTCACGATGGATACGGACGAAACGGGACGCTGCCCGGTGCCGGGCGCCGCGATCGTGCGTGTGCCCAACACCGATCCGACGGTGATCCTGCCGCTGGTGCGCTGGCTGGGACCGGGCGCGGACCTCCTCGCGCCGCCGGCCTTGCGCGACCGGCATCGGCGCGAGATCGCCGAGATGGCCCGTCATCTGACGCGCGACGGGAACGACGGGTCGACGGATCAGCCGACGAAATAG
- a CDS encoding TetR/AcrR family transcriptional regulator: MKREDRRDALLDLAAGIIQEKGADALTLQTLAEAAGVTKPVTYSQFGTRAGLLNALYQRYDQRFFADFEAGLAAGPKDLEAAAALFAESFLACVARHGRVHEAAIAALRAYPEHRDIPVAIRAAFVEAASRSILRLVPAVQAPSETRMIALQGAAEELGRAVLDGQIGEDDARAEIRAVFIALVAP, translated from the coding sequence ATGAAACGGGAAGACCGCCGTGATGCCCTGCTCGACCTGGCCGCCGGGATCATTCAGGAGAAGGGCGCGGATGCGCTGACGCTCCAGACGCTCGCGGAAGCCGCGGGCGTCACGAAGCCGGTCACCTACAGCCAGTTCGGCACCCGGGCGGGGCTTCTGAATGCCTTGTACCAGCGCTACGATCAGCGGTTCTTCGCCGATTTCGAGGCCGGTCTGGCCGCCGGCCCCAAGGATCTGGAGGCCGCGGCCGCGCTGTTCGCCGAAAGTTTTCTCGCCTGCGTCGCCCGGCATGGCCGCGTGCATGAGGCCGCCATTGCCGCGCTGCGGGCCTATCCCGAACATCGCGACATCCCGGTGGCGATTCGCGCGGCCTTCGTCGAGGCGGCGTCGCGAAGCATCCTGCGGCTGGTGCCGGCGGTGCAAGCCCCCTCCGAGACCCGGATGATCGCCCTCCAGGGGGCGGCGGAAGAGCTTGGCCGGGCCGTGCTCGACGGGCAGATCGGTGAAGACGACGCGCGGGCGGAAATCCGGGCGGTCTTCATCGCGCTTGTCGCGCCCTGA
- a CDS encoding DUF1127 domain-containing protein — protein MTLIPSPLRRHTAADRLARLRHAFRAAVRVPRLHRLRERYELWQSARRSREALDRLDARSLEDIGLRRTETGYESGPSTCERDVRLMRALGSSYWLWR, from the coding sequence ATGACCCTGATACCCAGCCCCCTTCGTCGGCACACCGCGGCGGATCGTCTCGCACGGCTGCGGCACGCGTTCCGGGCGGCGGTCCGGGTGCCGCGCCTCCATCGTCTGCGGGAGAGGTACGAGCTGTGGCAGAGCGCGCGCCGCAGCCGTGAGGCCCTCGACCGGCTCGATGCGCGAAGCCTGGAGGATATCGGCCTGCGCCGGACGGAGACGGGCTACGAAAGCGGACCCTCGACGTGCGAGCGCGACGTGAGGCTCATGCGCGCGCTCGGCAGCTCCTACTGGCTGTGGCGGTGA
- a CDS encoding undecaprenyl-diphosphate phosphatase, producing METETLVGALILGIVEGLTEFIPVSSTGHLLLLGHFMGFESTGKTFEVLIQLGAILAILTVYAQRLLTIATALPHQASARRFVFGILLAFLPAAVIGVLAHGFIKEVLFESPALICTTLVVGGVILLVIDKLPLTPRYHDAMDYPLWLCLAIGACQTLAMVPGVSRSGATIAGALLMGTDKRSAAEFTFFLAMPTMAGAFAYDLYKNRNVLSMDDAAVIGIGFVASFVMAVFVVRGLLEFVSRHGFAPFAWWRIGVGLAGFAGLYFVG from the coding sequence ATGGAAACGGAAACCCTCGTCGGAGCCCTGATCCTCGGCATCGTCGAGGGACTGACCGAGTTCATTCCCGTCTCCTCGACCGGCCACCTGCTGCTGCTCGGGCATTTCATGGGATTCGAGAGCACGGGCAAGACCTTCGAGGTGCTGATCCAGCTCGGCGCGATCCTTGCGATCCTGACCGTCTACGCCCAGCGCCTGCTGACCATCGCGACCGCGCTGCCGCATCAGGCGTCCGCCCGGCGCTTCGTCTTCGGCATCCTGCTGGCGTTCCTGCCGGCGGCCGTGATCGGCGTGCTGGCGCATGGCTTCATCAAGGAAGTGCTGTTCGAATCGCCGGCGCTGATCTGCACCACGCTGGTCGTCGGCGGCGTGATCCTGCTCGTCATCGACAAGCTGCCGCTCACCCCGCGCTATCACGACGCCATGGACTATCCCCTGTGGCTGTGCCTCGCCATCGGCGCGTGCCAGACGCTCGCCATGGTCCCCGGCGTCTCGCGCTCCGGCGCGACCATCGCCGGCGCGCTCTTGATGGGCACCGACAAGCGCTCGGCCGCGGAATTCACCTTCTTCCTGGCCATGCCGACCATGGCCGGCGCCTTCGCCTACGACCTCTACAAGAACCGCAACGTGCTCTCCATGGACGACGCGGCCGTGATCGGCATCGGCTTCGTCGCGTCCTTCGTGATGGCCGTCTTCGTGGTGCGCGGCCTGCTCGAATTCGTCAGCCGGCACGGCTTCGCTCCCTTCGCGTGGTGGCGCATCGGGGTCGGGCTGGCCGGCTTCGCCGGGCTCTATTTCGTCGGCTGA
- a CDS encoding carboxymuconolactone decarboxylase family protein, whose protein sequence is MLTMSPVTLDTADAIATPILQSIKDRYGMVPNFFGALGIDGAAMRGYLAFEESLEDACHLSTREREFIALAVANANGCHYCVSGHTFSARRAGMSAEDCAAAQRGEAEDASEQAVLTLALRAMETRGNLEPRDFEAAGAAGIPQEKLIQICAWVALNTFSNWINNIVQPKIDFPKVPLQGPCEAAGR, encoded by the coding sequence ATGTTGACCATGTCTCCCGTCACGCTCGACACCGCCGACGCCATCGCCACTCCGATCCTTCAGTCGATCAAGGATCGCTACGGCATGGTGCCCAACTTCTTCGGAGCGCTGGGGATCGACGGCGCGGCGATGCGCGGCTATCTGGCGTTCGAGGAGTCGCTGGAGGACGCCTGCCACCTGTCCACGCGCGAGCGCGAGTTCATTGCGCTGGCGGTGGCCAACGCGAACGGCTGCCACTATTGCGTCAGCGGTCACACCTTCTCCGCCAGGCGGGCGGGGATGAGCGCGGAAGACTGCGCCGCCGCGCAACGGGGCGAGGCCGAAGACGCGAGCGAGCAGGCGGTGCTGACCCTGGCGCTGCGCGCGATGGAGACGCGGGGCAATCTCGAGCCGCGCGATTTCGAGGCCGCCGGAGCGGCCGGCATTCCTCAGGAAAAGCTGATCCAGATCTGTGCGTGGGTGGCGCTCAACACCTTCAGCAACTGGATCAACAACATCGTCCAGCCTAAGATCGATTTCCCGAAGGTGCCGCTGCAGGGGCCCTGCGAGGCGGCGGGCAGGTGA
- a CDS encoding complex I NDUFA9 subunit family protein, which translates to MTSASGTSTAGEAPNRVSQGKLVTVFGGSGFLGRHVVRALARRGYRVRVAVRRPDLADHVKPLGAVGQIMPVQANLRHRWSVDRAVQGADAVVNLVGILYQSGAQSFDAVQAFGPRAVAEAARAAGISRVVHVSAIGADPDSPSAYARSKALGEQGVFETVPDAIVLRPSIVFGPEDDFFNRFASMARLSPALPLVGGGETKFQPVFVGDVAEAVARAVDGDCTPGTIYELGGPQVKSFKECLELMLEVIRRKRLLLPLPFGLARVQASVLQLLPKPLLTVDQVELLKVDNVVSEAAEKDGRTLAGLGIEPHTLAAILPTYLGRFREHGQYDAYRTEG; encoded by the coding sequence ATGACATCGGCCTCCGGTACATCGACTGCAGGCGAGGCGCCGAACAGGGTTTCGCAAGGCAAGCTCGTCACCGTTTTCGGCGGCTCCGGCTTTCTCGGCCGCCACGTGGTGCGCGCGCTGGCGCGGCGCGGATATCGGGTGCGCGTCGCCGTGCGTCGGCCCGATCTGGCGGATCACGTGAAGCCGCTGGGCGCCGTCGGTCAGATCATGCCGGTGCAGGCCAACCTGCGCCATCGCTGGTCGGTGGACCGTGCGGTGCAGGGCGCTGACGCGGTGGTGAACCTTGTCGGCATCCTCTACCAGAGCGGGGCGCAGAGTTTCGACGCCGTCCAGGCCTTCGGACCGCGCGCCGTCGCGGAGGCTGCGCGGGCCGCCGGCATCTCCCGCGTCGTGCATGTTTCGGCGATCGGCGCCGATCCGGACTCGCCCTCGGCCTATGCCCGCTCCAAGGCGCTCGGCGAGCAGGGCGTCTTTGAGACCGTGCCGGACGCCATTGTCCTGCGCCCCTCCATCGTGTTCGGGCCCGAGGACGATTTCTTCAACCGCTTTGCCTCGATGGCGCGCCTGTCTCCGGCCCTGCCGCTGGTCGGCGGCGGCGAGACGAAGTTCCAGCCCGTGTTCGTCGGCGATGTGGCGGAGGCCGTCGCCAGGGCTGTGGACGGCGACTGCACACCCGGCACGATCTACGAACTCGGCGGCCCGCAGGTGAAATCCTTCAAGGAATGCCTGGAGCTGATGCTCGAGGTGATCCGCCGCAAGCGGCTCCTGCTGCCGCTGCCCTTCGGTCTCGCGCGGGTTCAGGCGAGCGTTCTGCAACTGCTGCCCAAGCCGCTCCTGACCGTCGACCAGGTGGAATTGCTCAAGGTCGACAACGTCGTCTCCGAGGCGGCGGAAAAGGACGGGCGCACGCTTGCCGGGCTTGGCATCGAGCCGCATACGCTCGCCGCGATCCTGCCGACCTACCTTGGCCGCTTCCGCGAGCACGGCCAGTACGACGCCTACCGCACCGAAGGCTGA